The following are from one region of the Cloacibacterium normanense genome:
- a CDS encoding alpha-amylase family glycosyl hydrolase yields MKHRFTLLLVLLMQYFAFSQTLVNVSYSVNPPTFEETESITVTFTVNESSFGVASSHALYLWAWTFDSANAIQDASTNGSWTNSGTASKLTYVSSSGTTGTYTYTMNTVKSFYGNKTTPLSRIGFLVKTLNGSFKSQDIVLPVGKFQMNLTNPVAGSTNILNSGSSVVVSATASQNATFKLKANGNVVNSTSTGATSYNYSYTVTQDAAIELEATSTVNSEVQTKSFTVVTTPSVQTATIPSWIRQGINYDAANPNKIGLAIYAPGKNYVHVIGSFNNWTVSNAYLMKRDTTNPNLYWIEITGLTPQQMYTFQYRTDDGKKVADPFSRLVLSPDDDPYIEAADYPNLPAYPAGQQFDVSVVQTGMPTYNWQVPNFTKPAKDNLIVYELLVRDFTVEQNWQSMIDKIPYLKSLRINAVELMPVMEFEGNNSWGYNPSFHFALDKAYGTSDKFKEFIDKCHQNGIAVILDIALNHATQRNPLVRLWNNDPDADGYGTPNSSNPYFNTVAKHTYNVHEDMNHSSAATRYYVERVLEQWITEYKVDGFRWDLTKGFTQNCNSSDQTCTNAYQQDRVDVLKLYADKQWSFDPSSYVIFEHLGTDSEEQQWANYRIGEGKGVMMWDILNYAYNQNTMGFASGSNINRADYESHGFTERRNKTYGESHDEERLMYRNLNSGATNGTYNVKTLSTALERQKTFAATLFTIPGPKMIWQFGELGFDLSINRCTNGTINNGCRTDSKPSAFSSTLNYYNDTQRKSVYDAWAKIINLRVNNEVFNTKTYTINSGDLMPRIYIWNDALPSTSLKNVVVLANFTLSSQNITPYFPYTGTWYNLMDNSTLNVTNTTSPVTLNPGEFRIFGNATALSTNDIVKPSQSQKLEVLQNPTTNGTIQVRYSNAKGGNLYLYDLSGKMLKTQKVSANSGDDTISVSNLQTGNYLLMLKSDQGMSVSKVIIK; encoded by the coding sequence ATGAAACATAGATTTACTTTATTATTAGTACTATTAATGCAGTATTTTGCATTTAGTCAGACCTTAGTTAATGTAAGTTATTCTGTTAATCCACCTACTTTTGAGGAAACAGAATCTATAACAGTTACATTTACCGTTAATGAAAGCTCTTTTGGTGTAGCTTCTTCTCATGCGCTTTATTTGTGGGCTTGGACTTTTGACTCAGCTAATGCAATTCAAGATGCTTCGACTAATGGATCGTGGACTAATTCTGGAACAGCTAGTAAATTAACTTATGTAAGTAGTTCAGGTACTACAGGTACTTATACTTATACCATGAATACTGTAAAATCTTTTTATGGTAATAAAACAACTCCTTTGTCTAGAATAGGATTTTTAGTAAAAACACTTAACGGTAGCTTTAAATCACAGGATATAGTTCTTCCTGTTGGGAAATTTCAGATGAACTTAACCAATCCAGTTGCGGGAAGTACTAACATTTTAAATTCTGGAAGCAGTGTAGTAGTAAGTGCAACCGCTTCACAAAATGCAACGTTTAAACTGAAAGCTAATGGAAACGTAGTGAACTCTACAAGTACTGGTGCTACTTCTTATAATTATTCTTACACCGTTACTCAAGATGCGGCTATAGAATTAGAAGCAACGAGTACTGTAAATAGTGAAGTGCAAACTAAATCCTTTACAGTGGTTACTACACCATCTGTTCAAACTGCTACTATTCCTTCTTGGATAAGACAAGGAATTAATTATGATGCGGCAAATCCTAATAAAATTGGTTTAGCTATTTATGCGCCTGGGAAAAATTATGTACATGTCATCGGTAGTTTTAATAACTGGACGGTAAGTAATGCGTATCTTATGAAAAGAGATACCACCAATCCAAATTTATATTGGATAGAAATTACGGGATTGACGCCACAGCAAATGTATACTTTCCAATACAGAACTGATGATGGTAAAAAGGTAGCAGATCCTTTTTCTAGATTGGTGCTTTCACCAGATGATGATCCTTATATAGAAGCAGCAGATTATCCTAATTTGCCAGCATATCCTGCTGGTCAACAGTTTGATGTTTCTGTAGTGCAAACAGGAATGCCTACTTATAATTGGCAAGTTCCTAATTTTACTAAGCCAGCTAAAGATAACCTTATTGTTTATGAACTTTTAGTAAGAGATTTTACAGTAGAGCAAAATTGGCAATCAATGATTGATAAAATTCCTTATCTGAAATCTTTGAGAATAAATGCAGTAGAATTAATGCCAGTAATGGAGTTCGAAGGAAATAATTCTTGGGGATATAACCCATCATTTCACTTTGCTCTAGATAAAGCGTACGGAACTTCTGATAAATTTAAAGAATTTATAGATAAATGTCACCAAAATGGAATTGCGGTAATTCTAGATATAGCCCTTAATCATGCTACACAAAGAAATCCATTAGTAAGATTATGGAATAATGATCCAGATGCAGACGGTTATGGAACGCCTAACTCTTCTAATCCTTATTTTAATACTGTTGCAAAGCATACGTATAATGTACATGAAGATATGAATCATTCTTCTGCTGCTACTCGTTATTATGTAGAAAGAGTTTTAGAACAATGGATTACAGAATATAAAGTTGATGGTTTCCGTTGGGATCTAACTAAAGGATTTACACAGAATTGTAATTCTTCTGATCAAACATGTACCAATGCTTATCAACAAGATAGGGTAGATGTTTTAAAACTTTATGCAGATAAACAATGGAGTTTTGACCCAAGTTCTTATGTTATTTTTGAACATTTAGGAACGGATTCAGAAGAACAGCAATGGGCAAATTACAGAATAGGAGAAGGAAAAGGAGTAATGATGTGGGATATTCTGAACTATGCTTATAACCAAAATACAATGGGATTTGCCTCAGGTAGTAATATAAATAGAGCAGATTATGAAAGTCATGGATTTACAGAAAGAAGAAATAAAACCTATGGAGAAAGCCATGATGAAGAAAGATTAATGTATAGAAATCTTAATTCTGGAGCGACCAATGGAACTTATAATGTTAAAACATTATCCACTGCTTTAGAAAGACAAAAAACTTTTGCGGCAACTTTATTCACAATTCCTGGGCCTAAAATGATTTGGCAGTTTGGTGAATTAGGTTTTGATTTAAGTATCAATAGATGTACAAATGGAACGATAAATAATGGTTGTAGAACAGATTCTAAACCAAGTGCTTTTTCATCTACACTCAATTATTATAATGATACACAAAGAAAATCTGTTTATGATGCTTGGGCGAAAATTATCAATCTAAGAGTAAATAATGAAGTTTTTAATACCAAAACATATACTATCAATTCTGGTGATTTAATGCCTAGAATCTATATTTGGAATGATGCACTTCCTTCTACATCACTTAAAAATGTAGTGGTTTTGGCAAACTTCACGCTTTCTTCTCAGAATATTACGCCATATTTCCCTTACACAGGAACTTGGTATAATTTAATGGATAATTCTACCCTTAATGTAACTAATACTACAAGTCCAGTAACACTAAATCCTGGTGAATTCAGAATTTTTGGAAATGCAACAGCTTTGTCTACTAATGATATAGTAAAACCTTCTCAGTCTCAGAAATTAGAAGTGTTACAAAATCCTACTACAAACGGAACAATTCAAGTTAGATATTCTAATGCAAAAGGTGGTAATCTTTATCTTTATGATTTAAGTGGTAAAATGCTTAAAACTCAAAAAGTTTCTGCCAATTCTGGAGATGATACCATTTCAGTAAGCAATTTACAAACTGGTAATTATTTACTGATGCTGAAATCAGATCAAGGAATGTCTGTTTCAAAAGTAATTATTAAATAA
- a CDS encoding LuxE/PaaK family acyltransferase: protein MFKNIFNIKSEADFQAACLEIFFYQYENVEVYQKFVDFLGKNPSEIKEIKDIPFLPIEMFKNHLVLDKVFGSAKTDKPLSYFQSSGTTQIQTRSKHYIADFNLYEESIYKSFEQFIGKPEDYIFLGLLPNYSENPHSSLIYMVDFLMKKSGKPENGYFLYNHQELFELLQKLGQENKKVILFGVSFALLDFLDYCHSERSEESVSIRSEYLTVIETGGMKGRKAEMTKDELLKILQKGFGTDKIFSEYSMTELLSQAYSLGENIYETPNWMRVLIRNTEDPFSYMEAGRTGAINIIDLANRHSCSFIATQDLGKIVNDFEILHYAQNDKHAFQVLGRIDHSDIRGCSLLVS from the coding sequence GTGTTTAAAAATATTTTCAATATAAAATCTGAAGCAGATTTCCAAGCGGCATGTTTGGAAATATTTTTCTATCAGTACGAAAATGTAGAAGTTTACCAAAAATTTGTAGATTTTTTAGGTAAAAACCCTTCGGAAATTAAAGAAATAAAAGATATTCCGTTTTTACCCATTGAAATGTTTAAAAACCATTTGGTATTAGACAAAGTCTTCGGCTCCGCTAAGACTGACAAACCTTTAAGCTATTTTCAAAGTTCGGGAACTACGCAAATTCAGACGCGTTCTAAACATTATATTGCAGATTTTAACCTTTACGAAGAAAGTATTTATAAGAGTTTTGAGCAGTTTATAGGGAAACCAGAAGATTATATTTTCTTAGGATTATTGCCCAATTATTCAGAAAATCCGCATTCTTCATTAATTTATATGGTAGATTTTTTGATGAAAAAGTCTGGAAAGCCTGAAAACGGATATTTTCTCTATAATCACCAAGAATTGTTTGAATTGTTACAGAAATTAGGTCAAGAAAATAAAAAAGTAATTCTTTTCGGTGTTTCTTTTGCTTTGTTAGATTTTTTAGATTATTGTCATTCTGAACGAAGTGAAGAATCTGTTTCAATTCGTTCGGAATACCTCACAGTCATAGAAACTGGCGGAATGAAAGGCAGAAAAGCTGAAATGACGAAAGATGAACTTTTGAAAATTCTACAAAAAGGTTTCGGAACAGATAAAATTTTCTCTGAATATTCTATGACAGAACTGCTTTCTCAGGCATATTCTCTAGGCGAAAATATATACGAAACGCCTAATTGGATGCGTGTTCTCATCAGAAATACCGAAGATCCGTTTTCTTATATGGAAGCAGGGAGAACTGGCGCTATTAACATCATAGACTTGGCGAATAGACATTCTTGCAGCTTTATTGCGACACAAGATTTGGGCAAAATTGTAAATGATTTTGAGATTCTTCACTATGCTCAGAATGACAAACATGCGTTTCAGGTTTTGGGAAGAATTGACCATTCTGATATTCGCGGTTGCAGTTTATTGGTTTCATAA